The Urbifossiella limnaea genome has a window encoding:
- a CDS encoding ABC1 kinase family protein, with the protein MRLDLASIPQLARNLSRVVEIVRTLTKYGLADVVLRLDPGFVRRWAARTEIVRLSQLTFEARVRLVLTELGTTFIKFGQVLSTRRDVVGSALADELSELQGNVPADPFEATRDLIEQELGRPVPEVFPHFEPVPLASASIGQVHRATLHDGRAVVVKVQHPGIVRRVENDLSILAELAELAVRFLPELRPYRPVAVVAEFKRVLLRELDFRRELRNLQLFRQAFEKDAGVAVPEPYPAFSTGRVLTMEYLEGVPFTRLEKVRSAGGDLHDLAARGAHVFLAMIFRDGIFHADPHPGNLLYLPATPDHPRGRIGLLDVGMVGRVDAKLRDRIERGVTAAVNHDAATLTDLIVEVADVPPKLDADALEAEVAEQLAYYWGMPLDQFQLGTALNDLTDAVRRYHVLLPAPLAMLLRVLIILEGTGRRLSPKFNLVGLLEPYARSLVMKKLSPKRVVRQLFSDLREWEQLVRGLPREVSGLFRRLNNQQLAVQLDHRHLDPSVNRLVFGMMVSALFLGSAVIWAAKAPPLLWDLPVFGMLGCATATMFGLRLFRAIQRSGRLEDKE; encoded by the coding sequence ATGCGGCTCGACCTGGCGTCCATCCCGCAGCTCGCCCGGAACCTGTCCCGGGTCGTCGAGATCGTCCGCACGCTGACCAAGTACGGCCTCGCCGACGTGGTGCTGCGGCTCGACCCCGGGTTCGTCCGCCGGTGGGCCGCCCGGACCGAGATCGTCCGCCTGTCGCAGCTGACGTTCGAGGCCCGGGTGCGGCTCGTCCTCACCGAGCTCGGCACCACGTTCATCAAGTTCGGCCAGGTCCTCAGCACCCGCCGCGACGTGGTCGGCTCGGCGCTCGCCGACGAACTGTCCGAACTACAAGGGAACGTCCCCGCGGACCCGTTCGAGGCCACCCGCGACCTCATCGAACAGGAACTCGGTCGCCCCGTGCCGGAGGTGTTCCCGCACTTCGAACCGGTGCCCCTGGCGTCGGCGTCGATCGGGCAGGTCCACCGGGCCACGCTCCACGACGGCCGCGCGGTCGTGGTGAAGGTGCAGCACCCCGGAATCGTCCGCCGCGTCGAGAACGACCTGTCCATCCTCGCGGAACTGGCCGAGCTGGCCGTGCGGTTCCTGCCGGAGCTGCGACCCTACCGCCCGGTCGCGGTTGTGGCCGAGTTCAAGCGTGTGCTTCTGCGCGAGCTCGACTTCCGCCGCGAACTGCGCAACCTGCAACTGTTCCGGCAGGCGTTCGAGAAGGACGCCGGCGTGGCGGTGCCGGAACCGTACCCGGCGTTCTCGACCGGCCGCGTCTTGACGATGGAGTACCTGGAGGGCGTGCCGTTCACCCGGCTCGAGAAGGTGAGGTCGGCCGGCGGCGACCTCCACGACCTGGCGGCGCGCGGGGCGCACGTCTTCCTGGCGATGATCTTCCGCGACGGCATCTTCCACGCCGACCCGCATCCGGGCAACCTGCTGTACCTGCCGGCGACGCCCGACCACCCGCGTGGCCGCATCGGGCTGCTGGACGTGGGCATGGTTGGCCGCGTGGACGCGAAGCTGCGCGACCGGATCGAGCGCGGCGTGACCGCGGCGGTGAACCACGACGCGGCGACGCTGACGGACCTGATCGTGGAGGTGGCCGACGTGCCGCCGAAGCTCGACGCCGACGCCCTGGAGGCGGAGGTGGCGGAGCAGCTGGCATACTACTGGGGGATGCCGCTGGACCAGTTCCAGCTCGGCACGGCGCTGAACGACCTGACCGACGCGGTCCGCCGCTACCACGTCCTGCTGCCGGCGCCGCTGGCGATGCTGCTGCGGGTGCTCATCATCCTCGAAGGGACCGGCCGGCGGCTGTCGCCGAAGTTCAACCTGGTGGGGCTGCTGGAGCCGTACGCGCGGTCGCTGGTGATGAAGAAGCTGTCGCCGAAGCGGGTCGTGCGCCAGCTGTTCTCCGACCTGCGCGAGTGGGAGCAACTCGTCCGCGGCCTGCCGCGCGAGGTGTCGGGCCTGTTCCGCCGGCTGAACAACCAGCAGCTCGCGGTGCAGCTGGACCACCGCCACCTCGACCCGTCGGTGAACCGGCTGGTGTTCGGGATGATGGTGAGCGCGCTGTTCTTGGGCTCGGCGGTGATCTGGGCGGCGAAGGCACCGCCGCTGCTGTGGGACCTGCCGGTGTTCGGGATGCTTGGGTGCGCCACGGCGACGATGTTCGGGTTGCGCCTGTTCCGGGCGATCCAGCGGTCGGGCAGGCTGGAGGACAAGGAGTGA
- a CDS encoding TIGR03000 domain-containing protein, whose amino-acid sequence MRRALFAAVLAVAASAAPAKAWDWPTATSATFPLLTPSGYYTNTYYYGWAYPWFAYYNYAHGPYANWASYGPYATYGWGCYGCRGYADPFAGTGAATLVVDLPESAVLKFNGVSSPTTGNSRTYSVPALSYGQDYGYELVAEVTANGKTTRAAAKVVLRAGETARVTLNPK is encoded by the coding sequence ATGCGACGCGCCCTGTTCGCCGCCGTCCTGGCCGTGGCCGCATCCGCCGCCCCCGCGAAGGCCTGGGACTGGCCGACCGCCACCAGCGCCACGTTCCCGCTCCTGACCCCGAGCGGGTACTACACCAACACGTACTACTACGGCTGGGCCTACCCGTGGTTCGCGTACTACAACTACGCCCACGGCCCGTACGCGAACTGGGCGTCGTACGGCCCCTACGCCACCTACGGGTGGGGCTGCTACGGCTGCCGCGGCTACGCCGACCCGTTCGCCGGCACCGGCGCGGCCACGCTGGTCGTCGACCTGCCCGAGAGCGCCGTCCTGAAGTTCAACGGGGTGTCGTCGCCGACCACCGGCAACTCGCGGACGTACTCCGTGCCGGCACTGAGCTACGGCCAGGATTACGGGTATGAACTCGTCGCCGAGGTGACCGCGAACGGGAAGACGACCCGGGCCGCGGCGAAGGTGGTGTTGCGGGCCGGCGAGACGGCCCGCGTGACGCTCAACCCGAAGTAG
- a CDS encoding GspE/PulE/PilB domain-containing protein — MIPDIIHKRGAVHLAAEAAEPSVIPLPTPPPHVLELVPESVARENLVLPVRLDGETLFVAAADPNDLSVADKLTFILNKKIRLVGYPRAALIKAINEHYGQSETESVDSMLCEFTDTAIDFDVPEESVTRTAAKAKRAHARVEFLKGMRGTIDPNTGRWDSVHVADLQANIPQRPMPPGLDTTPDYGTATMWYYTVEEGQRALMVRADGSMEVVIGPRRVWAWRKRFEKMRHFVAHPGEFLIVRFRDGRQEHVPGPADLWFDPRVHETVQRQDALQLAAKEAVIVYSRAAGSDAITRRIVYGPTLFVPAPGEWLHTFAWHGSEGGSQGVRKVAKGLVFQKLWLMPDQMYHDVPEVRTADDAVLTIKLMLFFELMDIDRMLEATHDPIGDFINAATSDVVEFCGRRTFEQFKHDTGGLNELDAYRQLTARAAQNGYRVNKVVYRGYAAPDRLQAMHDQAIESRTRLQLERATEEQAQTLEDFKLNAQMNRATRRRTEQTAEVEAEIELGRKRQEAELRQKEAERTAVRDQRRRDAETEIEVRRQAEERQRQHLSALREMGVDLTAYLTQGRADRVIELRGKGATPHLHLDREAERNGD; from the coding sequence GTGATCCCCGACATCATCCACAAGCGGGGCGCCGTCCACCTCGCCGCCGAGGCCGCGGAGCCGTCGGTCATCCCGCTGCCGACGCCGCCCCCGCACGTCCTCGAACTCGTCCCCGAGTCGGTGGCGCGCGAGAATCTCGTCCTCCCCGTCCGGCTCGACGGCGAGACGCTGTTCGTGGCCGCCGCCGACCCCAACGACCTGTCCGTCGCCGACAAGCTGACGTTCATCCTGAACAAGAAGATCCGCCTCGTCGGCTACCCGCGGGCCGCGCTCATCAAGGCCATCAACGAGCACTACGGCCAGAGCGAAACGGAGTCCGTGGACTCGATGCTCTGCGAGTTCACCGACACGGCTATCGACTTCGACGTGCCCGAGGAGTCGGTGACGCGCACCGCCGCGAAGGCGAAGCGCGCCCACGCCCGCGTCGAATTCCTCAAGGGGATGCGCGGCACGATCGACCCGAACACCGGCCGTTGGGATTCCGTTCACGTCGCCGACCTTCAAGCCAACATCCCCCAGCGGCCGATGCCGCCGGGACTCGACACCACCCCTGACTACGGGACCGCCACCATGTGGTACTACACCGTCGAGGAGGGGCAGCGGGCGCTCATGGTCCGCGCGGACGGGAGCATGGAGGTCGTGATCGGGCCGCGGCGCGTGTGGGCGTGGCGGAAGCGGTTCGAGAAGATGCGGCACTTCGTCGCGCACCCCGGCGAGTTCCTCATCGTCCGCTTCCGCGACGGCCGGCAGGAACACGTCCCCGGCCCCGCCGACCTGTGGTTCGACCCGCGCGTCCACGAGACCGTCCAGCGCCAGGACGCCCTCCAACTCGCCGCCAAGGAGGCGGTGATCGTGTACAGCCGGGCCGCGGGGTCGGACGCGATCACGCGGCGGATCGTGTACGGGCCGACGCTGTTCGTGCCGGCGCCCGGCGAGTGGCTGCACACGTTCGCGTGGCACGGCTCCGAGGGCGGCTCGCAGGGCGTGCGGAAGGTCGCCAAGGGGCTCGTCTTCCAGAAGCTGTGGCTCATGCCCGACCAGATGTACCACGACGTGCCCGAGGTCCGCACCGCCGACGACGCCGTCCTCACCATCAAGCTCATGCTCTTCTTCGAGCTCATGGACATCGACCGCATGTTGGAGGCGACGCACGACCCGATCGGCGACTTCATCAACGCCGCCACGTCGGACGTGGTCGAGTTTTGCGGCCGGCGTACGTTCGAGCAGTTCAAGCACGACACCGGCGGGCTGAACGAGCTCGACGCCTACCGGCAGCTCACGGCGCGGGCGGCCCAGAACGGCTACCGCGTCAACAAGGTGGTCTACCGGGGCTACGCCGCCCCGGACCGGCTCCAGGCGATGCACGACCAGGCGATCGAGTCGCGGACGCGGCTGCAACTGGAACGCGCGACCGAGGAGCAGGCGCAGACGCTGGAGGACTTCAAGCTAAACGCGCAGATGAACCGCGCGACGCGGCGGCGGACCGAGCAGACGGCCGAGGTGGAAGCCGAGATCGAACTGGGCCGCAAGCGGCAGGAGGCGGAGCTGCGGCAGAAGGAGGCGGAGCGCACGGCCGTGCGCGACCAGCGCCGCCGCGACGCGGAGACGGAGATCGAGGTGCGCCGGCAGGCCGAGGAGCGGCAGCGGCAGCACCTGAGCGCGCTGCGCGAGATGGGCGTGGACCTGACCGCGTACCTGACGCAGGGCCGCGCCGACCGCGTGATCGAGCTCCGCGGCAAAGGCGCGACGCCGCACCTGCACCTCGACCGCGAAGCGGAGCGGAACGGGGATTGA